A window of the Lolium perenne isolate Kyuss_39 chromosome 7, Kyuss_2.0, whole genome shotgun sequence genome harbors these coding sequences:
- the LOC127300889 gene encoding uncharacterized protein: MDPMDIVGKSKEDVSLPKSTMFKIIKEMLPPDVRVARDTQDLLVECCVEFINLLSSESNDVCSREEKKTIAPEHVIRALQDLGFKEYIEEVYAAYEQHKLDTLDSPKATKFTGVEMSEEEAVAEQQRMFAEARARMKNGATKSKESEIEPQNQSQQSLQPQVQLYPQAQQPPQPQVQLHLPAQQPAQPQVQLHLPPQHPLQSQVQLHPQPQQLLQPQMQLHLQAQQQQPLQQPHQPMQPLQLHPHTQPQQLLEPQVQVHPQTMQPQSQPEQSLQTQPQLHVQTQQTAPLPLQPQPQQPLESQPQLDLQPDLPTQVPEQPQPQAELLSHPQAEHGLDSS, translated from the exons ATGGATCCGATGGACATCGTGGGCAAGTCCAAGGAGGACGTCTCCCTCCCCAAAT CAACAATGTTTAAGATCATTAAGGAGATGCTGCCACCTGATGTTCGAGTGGCAAGAGATACACAAGATCTTCTTGTTGAATGCTGTGTAG AGTTCATCAATCTTCTGTCTTCTGAATCCAATGACGTGTGCAGCCGGGAGGAGAAGAAAACTATTGCTCCTGAACATGTTATTAGGGCTTTACAG GATCTTGGCTTCAAGGAGTACATTGAAGAGGTTTACGCAGCCTACGAGCAGCACAAGCTTGATACTCTG GACTCTCCAAAAGCAACCAAATTCACTGGCGTGGAGATGTCAGAAGAAGAAGCTGTTGCTGAACAACAGAGGATGTTTGCTGAAGCCCGTGCAAGGATGAAGAATGGGGCAACCAAATCAAAGGAGTCTGAAATAGAGCCACAGAACCAATCACAACAGTCTCTACAACCGCAAGTGCAGCTGTATCCTCAAGCACAACAGCCTCCACAGCCTCAAGTGCAGCTGCATCTCCCAGCACAACAGCCTGCACAACCTCAAGTGCAGCTGCATCTTCCACCACAGCATCCCCTGCAGTCTCAAGTGCAGCTGCATCCTCAACCTCAGCAGCTCCTGCAACCCCAAATGCAGCTGCATCTGCAGGCTCAACAGCAGCAACCTCTCCAACAGCCACACCAGCCCATGCAACCACTCCAGCTGCATCCTCACACTCAACCACAGCAACTACTGGAGCCTCAAGTGCAGGTCCATCCGCAGACCATGCAGCCTCAGTCTCAACCAGAGCAATCCCTGCAAACTCAACCACAGCTACACGTGCAAACACAACAGACTGCACCACTGCCCCTGCAACCTCAGCCACAGCAACCCCTAGAATCTCAACCCCAGCTCGATCTGCAGCCGGATCTACCAACGCAAGTGCCGGAGCAACCTCAACCCCAGGCGGAGCTGCTATCACACCCACAGGCGGAGCACGGCTTGGACAGTTCGTGA